The Ischnura elegans chromosome 1, ioIscEleg1.1, whole genome shotgun sequence genome contains a region encoding:
- the LOC124173114 gene encoding SRA stem-loop-interacting RNA-binding protein, mitochondrial-like produces MAGRVAARKIFVGNLPWTVGHSELRQYFSEFGHVSSANVVFNRDTGISRGFGFVVFGNKSALTAVMDRTNHQLEGSQISVQSASN; encoded by the coding sequence ATGGCAGGGCGAGTTGCagcaagaaaaatttttgtaGGAAATTTACCTTGGACCGTTGGTCATTCTGAATTACGTCAGTACTTTTCTGAATTTGGCCATGTTTCATCAGCTAATGTTGTCTTCAATCGTGACACTGGTATTAGTCGTGGATTTGGGTTTGTAGTTTTTGGTAATAAAAGTGCCTTAACAGCAGTCATGGATCGTACAAATCATCAGTTGGAAGGAAGTCAGATTTCGGTCCAATCTGCATCAAATTGA
- the LOC124173079 gene encoding acyl-CoA-binding domain-containing protein 6, with amino-acid sequence MAYSPSSDLLESFEHAASLVRSLSAKLDTEVLLKLYAHYKQATVGPCQSSSSFTSWFGPNKMKQDAWKSLGGMSKEEAMRGYICLVASAVSSGDKKESVQEDVEDNESDELEGSDESEGEKQGKFGWVRVSRPAISQDSACSPSDEDKSLIDWAKDENLVGFADSLKISTLEEINKVDESGMTALHWAADRGHAEAVQLLLDAGALANGKDLEGQTPLHYAASCGHKKVAQILIKAGSDPEAVNSDGERPVDLACGEDITELFQKPHVNAH; translated from the coding sequence ATGGCCTATTCTCCAAGTAGTGACCTTTTAGAGTCGTTTGAGCATGCTGCCTCTCTGGTTAGATCCTTATCAGCGAAACTTGACACTGAGGTACTACTGAAGTTGTATGCCCACTATAAGCAAGCAACAGTCGGACCATgtcaatcatcatcatctttcaCCAGTTGGTTTGGACCAAATAAAATGAAGCAGGACGCATGGAAGTCCCTGGGTGGCATGAGTAAAGAAGAGGCAATGCGGGGATATATTTGTCTGGTGGCTTCAGCAGTGAGCTCAGGGGATAAGAAGGAATCAGTCCAAGAAGACGTTGAGGATAATGAGAGTGATGAGCTGGAAGGAAGCGACGAGAGCGAGGGGGAGAAGCAAGGCAAATTTGGTTGGGTTCGAGTGAGTCGTCCTGCCATCTCACAAGATTCGGCTTGTAGTCCATCCGATGAAGACAAGAGCCTCATTGACTGGGCAAAGGACGAAAATCTAGTTGGTTTTGCTGATAGTCTCAAAATTTCCACCTTGGAAGAAATCAACAAAGTAGACGAGAGTGGAATGACGGCGCTCCACTGGGCAGCGGACAGGGGACATGCGGAAGCCGTCCAGCTGTTGTTGGATGCTGGTGCACTCGCAAATGGCAAGGATTTGGAAGGCCAAACACCTCTGCATTATGCAGCATCTTGTGGACACAAGAAGGTTGCTCAGATTCTTATAAAAGCAGGTTCTGATCCTGAGGCAGTGAATAGTGATGGAGAGAGGCCAGTGGATCTTGCATGTGGTGAAGATATCACAGAACTCTTCCAAAAACCCCATGTCAATGCTCACTAA
- the LOC124173090 gene encoding growth arrest and DNA damage-inducible proteins-interacting protein 1, producing MAGFVIRACWRSGEIVPSKYVNTRMFQCGQIVLSQETKLEILENASEAVTYEEDSSREESDNIMVKRNKSGLAPQHRNIVHGKPPYEEPITSFHESISYRRRIFGRYGISSGIDPGILWPTREELQDKIDYEKVAYPDTLHEMIARAKLKKSKEIEAIKRREEEINAKAEKLEQWKRDLKQKIQKNLSEAQAAKAKKERLLEEVRQHFGFKVDHRDQRFKDLLEQKEKEEAKRAKAEKKKLKEARMLARLAGGSSPSAEASSPPEKVK from the exons ATGGCTGGATTTGTAATACGTGCGTGCTGGCGAAGTGGTGAGATCGTTCCATCTAAGTATGTGAATACCAGAATGTTTCAATGCGGGCAAATAGTTCTTAGCCAAGAAACCAAACTCGAAATTCTGGAGAATGCTTCTGAGGCCGTAACTTATGAAGAGGATTCAAGTCGTGAGGAATCCGATAACATTATGGTCAAAAGAAATAAATCTGGTTTAGCTCCTCAACATCGAAATATCGTTCATGGAAAGCCACCGTACGAAGAGCCGATAACATCATTTCATGAGAGCATTTCGTATCGCCGAAGAATTTTTGGTCGTTACGGAATAAGTAGTGGAATCGATCCTGGAATCTTATGGCCAACAAGAGAAGAATTGCAAGACAAAATTGACTACGAGAAAGTTGCTTACCCAGATACTCTTCACGAAATGATAGCGAGGgcgaaattgaagaaatcaaaaGAAATTGAAGCCATAAAAAGGAG GGAGGAAGAAATTAATGCCAAAGCAGAAAAGTTGGAGCAGTGGAAACGTGATTTGAAgcagaaaattcaaaaaaatctttcagaAGCACAAGCTGCTAAG GCGAAGAAGGAGAGGCTGCTGGAAGAAGTCCGTCAGCATTTTGGCTTCAAGGTTGACCACAGAGACCAGCGATTCAAGGACCTGCTGGAACAAAAGGAGAAGGAAGAGGCGAAACGAGCCAAAGCGGAGAAGAAAAAGTTGAAGGAGGCGAGAATGCTCGCGAGGTTAGCTGGAGGATCTTCTCCAAGTGCAGAAGCGTCGTCACCTCCTGAAAAAGTGAAGTGA
- the LOC124173101 gene encoding probable methyltransferase-like protein 23, which yields MSDGVAEHVKKFVFKADSHRSESETEYLEVFIPEQLQASYSFYTWPSAPILAWFLWEHRRELVGQRVVEIGAGTALPGIVAAKCGAVVTLTDSATLPGSLRHCRRVCEANGVADQVRVLGLTWGLFLADTFSLGPVDLLLGSDCFYEPAVFEDVVATVAFILEANPHAKFLCTYQERSADWSAEHLFRRWRLRCEHIPLTGLGAEAGLDVEELMQDHTIHLLEITRA from the exons ATGTCGGATGGGGTGGCTGAGCATGTGAAAAAATTTGTGTTCAAAGCGGATTCACACAGATCAGAAAGTGAAACTGAGTATCTGGAAGTTTTCATTCCCGAG CAACTGCAAGCCAGCTATAGCTTTTACACTTGGCCTTCGGCTCCCATACTAGCTTGGTTTCTCTGGGAACATCGAAGAGAACTAGTTGGCCAACGAGTTGTTGAAATTGGAGCTGGAACCGCCCTCCCTGGAATAGTTGCTGCTAAATGTGGTGCAGTTGTTACCCTAACAGATAGTGCCACTCTTCCTGGGAGTCTGCGACACTGTCGAAGAGTCTGCGAGGCGAACGGTGTTGCTGATCAG GTTCGAGTACTCGGATTGACGTGGGGCCTGTTCCTGGCTGACACTTTCTCTCTTGGTCCCGTTGACTTACTGCTTGGTTCAGATTGCTTTTATGAGCCTGCAGTTTTTGAAGATGTTGTAGCCACAGTAGCCTTTATCCTTGAAGCCAACCCTCATGCAAAATTCCTTTGCACCTATCAAGAGAGGAGTGCAGATTGGTCTGCTGAGCATTTATTTCGTCGTTGGAGACTTCGCTGTGAGCACATACCTCTAACTGGATTAGGAGCAGAAGCAGGGTTGGATGTGGAGGAACTGATGCAAGATCATACGATTCACCTTCTAGAAATCACCAGAGCATAA